A genomic window from Flavobacterium johnsoniae includes:
- a CDS encoding GNAT family N-acetyltransferase: MKNPIETDRLILRELVLSDAEGMFELDSNPNVHLFVGNRPVKHIEESVDYIKFVQKQYATFGIGRWAVVLKETNEFIGWSGIKYITDEINNHKNFYELGYRFIEKHWGKGYASEAGKAFVDYAFNEMKVEVLYAYADAGNENSRKVLEKLGFHFVNSFEYNEELEVWYELKNPNLL; the protein is encoded by the coding sequence ATGAAAAATCCAATTGAAACCGATCGTTTGATTTTAAGAGAATTAGTTCTCTCTGATGCAGAAGGTATGTTCGAGTTGGATTCTAATCCAAACGTTCATTTGTTTGTAGGCAACAGGCCTGTTAAGCATATAGAAGAAAGTGTTGATTACATCAAATTTGTTCAGAAACAATATGCAACTTTCGGCATTGGTCGATGGGCTGTTGTTTTAAAAGAAACGAATGAATTTATAGGTTGGTCTGGAATAAAATATATTACAGACGAAATCAATAACCATAAAAATTTCTACGAATTAGGTTATCGTTTTATCGAAAAACATTGGGGAAAGGGATATGCTTCTGAAGCTGGAAAAGCTTTTGTTGATTATGCTTTTAACGAAATGAAAGTAGAAGTTCTTTATGCTTACGCAGATGCAGGAAACGAAAATTCTAGAAAAGTGCTAGAAAAACTAGGTTTCCATTTTGTCAATTCTTTTGAATACAATGAAGAGCTAGAAGTTTGGTACGAACTTAAAAATCCGAACTTGTTATAA